Proteins encoded together in one Luteimonas fraxinea window:
- the lipA gene encoding lipoyl synthase, translated as MSSSVDKSIPLQVVSTPPPASLQTGVKQVAGDKIARSPVQFADAPVLRKPSWIRVRIPSNGAVAALKAKLRENRLVTVCEEASCPNIHECFGHGTATFMILGEVCTRRCSFCDVAHGRPKPPDASEPLNLANTIADMGLKYVVITSVDRDDLRDGGAQHFVDCIREVRAQSPHIRIEVLTPDFRGKGRMERALEILKTNPPDVFNHNVETVPGLYRNVRPGADYQWSLDLLKKFKAQHPDVPTKSGIMLGLGENMEQVQGTLRDLRAHDVEMVTIGQYLQPSAHHHPVLRYWTPEEFRALEDYGMALGFSHVASGPLVRSSYHADQQAMDAGVAA; from the coding sequence ATGTCCTCTTCCGTCGACAAATCGATCCCGCTGCAGGTGGTGTCCACCCCGCCGCCGGCGTCGCTTCAGACCGGCGTCAAGCAGGTGGCGGGCGATAAGATCGCGCGCTCGCCGGTGCAGTTCGCCGATGCGCCCGTGCTGCGCAAGCCGTCGTGGATCCGCGTGCGCATTCCGTCCAACGGCGCGGTGGCCGCGCTGAAGGCGAAGCTGCGCGAGAACCGTCTGGTCACGGTCTGCGAAGAAGCCAGCTGCCCGAATATCCATGAATGCTTCGGCCACGGCACCGCGACCTTCATGATCCTCGGCGAGGTCTGCACGCGCCGCTGTTCGTTCTGCGACGTCGCCCACGGCCGGCCCAAGCCGCCGGATGCGAGCGAGCCGCTGAACCTCGCGAACACGATCGCCGACATGGGCCTGAAGTACGTCGTGATCACGTCGGTCGACCGCGACGATCTGCGCGACGGCGGTGCCCAGCATTTCGTCGACTGCATCCGCGAAGTCCGTGCGCAGTCGCCGCACATCCGCATCGAAGTGCTGACGCCCGACTTCCGCGGCAAGGGCCGCATGGAGCGCGCGCTGGAGATCCTCAAGACCAACCCGCCCGACGTGTTCAACCACAACGTCGAGACGGTGCCGGGTCTCTACCGCAACGTGCGCCCGGGCGCGGATTACCAGTGGTCGCTCGACCTGCTGAAGAAGTTCAAGGCCCAGCATCCGGACGTGCCGACCAAGTCCGGCATCATGCTCGGCCTCGGCGAGAACATGGAACAGGTGCAGGGCACGCTGCGTGACCTGCGTGCGCATGATGTGGAGATGGTCACCATCGGCCAGTACCTGCAGCCCAGCGCGCACCACCATCCGGTGCTGCGTTACTGGACGCCCGAAGAGTTCCGCGCGCTCGAGGATTACGGCATGGCACTGGGTTTCAGCCACGTTGCCTCCGGCCCGCTGGTGCGCTCGTCGTACCACGCCGACCAGCAGGCGATGGACGCCGGCGTAGCTGCCTGA
- the lipB gene encoding lipoyl(octanoyl) transferase LipB, which produces MRARHGAGAVSTPAIVRQLGRQPYKPVWRAMQRFTDARGANGTDELWVVEHDPVFTLGQAGKPEHVLAPGDIPVVQVDRGGQVTYHGPGQLVVYPLLNLPRLKIGVREYVCRIEQSIIDTLGDWNIEAVRREGAPGVYVNDAKIAALGIRVRRGCTFHGLAFNVVMDLEPFQRINPCGYEGLQVVSLSDLGGPSSPDAVAPMLLENLAAQFGLSMTAGPPPVL; this is translated from the coding sequence CTGCGCGCGCGTCATGGAGCGGGTGCTGTGAGTACGCCGGCGATTGTTCGTCAGCTCGGCCGGCAGCCCTACAAGCCGGTGTGGCGCGCGATGCAGCGCTTCACCGATGCGCGCGGCGCGAACGGCACGGACGAGCTGTGGGTTGTCGAGCACGATCCGGTGTTCACCCTCGGCCAGGCCGGTAAGCCCGAACACGTGCTCGCGCCCGGCGATATTCCGGTGGTGCAGGTCGATCGCGGCGGGCAGGTGACCTATCACGGCCCCGGCCAGCTCGTGGTCTACCCGCTGCTGAACCTGCCGCGGCTGAAGATCGGCGTGCGCGAGTACGTCTGCAGGATCGAACAGTCGATCATCGACACCCTCGGCGACTGGAACATCGAAGCCGTGCGCCGCGAGGGCGCGCCGGGCGTCTACGTCAACGACGCCAAGATCGCCGCGCTCGGCATCCGCGTGCGTCGCGGCTGCACCTTCCACGGTCTGGCGTTCAACGTCGTAATGGATCTCGAACCCTTCCAGCGCATCAATCCCTGCGGCTACGAAGGCCTGCAGGTGGTGTCGTTGAGCGATCTCGGCGGGCCGTCCTCGCCCGACGCGGTGGCACCCATGCTGCTCGAGAATCTGGCCGCGCAGTTCGGACTGTCGATGACCGCGGGGCCGCCGCCGGTGTTGTAG